The Candidatus Methylomirabilota bacterium genome includes a window with the following:
- a CDS encoding gas vesicle protein: MRTDLPLGPQRTTGLVDVLDRVLDKGLVIAGDIKVTLAEVELLTIRIRLIICSMDKAQAMGLDWWKHDPNLAPGRRQVSGENEALRRQVRQLERKVASLSAVRGAPARRRASRVGPQTRGE; this comes from the coding sequence ATGAGAACCGATCTGCCCCTCGGACCCCAGCGCACGACCGGGCTGGTAGACGTCCTCGACCGGGTGCTCGACAAGGGCCTCGTGATCGCGGGCGACATCAAGGTGACGCTCGCCGAGGTGGAGCTGCTCACCATCCGGATCCGGCTGATCATCTGCTCGATGGACAAGGCCCAGGCAATGGGCCTCGACTGGTGGAAGCACGATCCCAACCTGGCGCCCGGCCGGAGGCAGGTCTCGGGGGAGAACGAGGCGCTCCGGCGCCAGGTTCGGCAGCTCGAGCGCAAGGTCGCGTCCCTGTCCGCCGTGCGCGGCGCCCCGGCACGTCGCAGGGCATCCCGGGTAGGCCCGCAGACCAGAGGAGAGTGA
- a CDS encoding DUF2934 domain-containing protein → MMMAKKTDKKETTTRPPSTGRGRAKRTTAAADDPRGQGAPDLLYEQIAVRAYYIYLSRGSGHGRDLDDWLRAERELTERGERAS, encoded by the coding sequence ATGATGATGGCCAAGAAGACGGACAAGAAGGAGACGACGACGCGCCCGCCGTCCACCGGTCGAGGTCGCGCGAAGCGGACCACGGCAGCCGCCGACGACCCGCGGGGCCAGGGCGCTCCGGACCTGCTCTACGAACAGATCGCCGTGCGCGCCTACTACATCTACCTCTCACGGGGGTCGGGACACGGGAGGGATCTCGACGACTGGCTGCGGGCCGAGCGCGAGTTGACCGAGCGCGGGGAACGGGCCTCGTAG
- a CDS encoding response regulator codes for MGRPSTSPPTHSAGSTPVVLLVDDHADNRDLYAMFLRFEGFEAHTATDGRDAIEQARIVTPDCIVMDLSLPVMDGWTAIRRLRANEKTRAIPIIALTGHALTGQERIARESGCDRFLTKPCLPDELAAEIRRLLQGSVRR; via the coding sequence ATGGGACGACCGTCCACGTCGCCGCCGACCCATTCCGCAGGCTCGACACCGGTCGTGCTCCTCGTGGACGACCACGCGGACAATCGAGACCTCTACGCGATGTTCTTGCGGTTCGAGGGCTTCGAGGCCCACACCGCGACCGATGGCCGGGATGCCATCGAACAAGCCCGCATCGTCACGCCCGACTGCATCGTCATGGACCTGTCCCTGCCGGTCATGGACGGCTGGACGGCGATCCGTCGTCTCCGGGCGAATGAGAAGACCAGGGCGATCCCGATCATCGCCCTCACCGGCCACGCGCTGACCGGACAGGAGCGCATCGCCAGGGAGTCAGGGTGCGACCGGTTCTTGACGAAGCCCTGCCTGCCCGACGAGCTGGCCGCGGAGATCCGGCGGCTTCTCCAGGGCTCCGTTCGCCGATAG